The stretch of DNA attacaggtgtccgccaccgcacctggctaattcttacatttttagtagagatagggtttcaccatgttggccaggctgatctcaaactcctgatgaactgtatttttatttttgcgaATACCCGTGTCTTCTACCCCAGCCTTGCTTGGGTGACGGCCCCACCAGGCTTCCAAGCTGggactccttccttcctctcattCCCAGAATTCACCTGCTGGCCAAGCCCTTGCCTGGAATCTCCCAGCTTATCCTCCCTCTCCACACCTGTGATCTCTGCCCTcacctctgccccagcctcctccttACCAGCCCATTTACTCTGCAGCAGCTGGGGAcgctttacttttatttatttaatttatttttttaaattttatttatttatttatttgtgagacggagtcttgctctgtcgcccaggctggagtgcaatggtgcgatcttggctcactgcaaactccgcctcctgggttcaaacaattctcctgcctcagcctcccgagtagctgggatgacaggcaccagccaccacgcccagctaattttttgtatttttagtagagacggggtttcaccatgttggccaggctggtctcgaactcctgacctcaaatgatctgcccatctgggccttccaaagtgctgggattacaggcgtgagccaccgcgcccagccttattttactcttttaaaagCAGGGTAtggccctgtcgcccaggctggagtgcagtggtgccatcatagcccACTCtggcctcaaactactgggctcaagcaatcctcccacctcagcctcctgagtagctgggactacaaggtgcatgtcaccatgcctggcttggggACTCCTTCCTTTCTAAAATCCACCtttgggtcaggtgtggtggctcatgcctataatcccagcactttgggaggccgagatgggtggatcacttgtggccaggattttgagaccagcctggccaacagggtgaaaccccgtctctactaaagatacaaaattagccgcgcgtggtggcacatgcctgtaatcccagctactcgggaggctgaggtgggagaatcacttgaacccaggaggtggaggttgcagtgagccgagattgcactattgcacttcagcctgggcgacagtgcgagactgtctcagacaacaacaacaacaacaaatacccTACCTTTGTATTCATTTGACCGATCATGATGTATAACACAGGAGTGCGCACTGACGCTCACAAACGCCTATGAGATGCGGGTGGCGGCAACTTATCTATTTCACGTATTTTAACCCTTGTTTACGCCACATGCCGTAGGTGCTATcattgccccattttacagatgaagaaacagaggctttGCCCGCTTGCCCGAGATCCTGCAGCTAGTAAGTGCCGGAATCTGAACTCAGACAGCTGGGCCCTATAGAGTACGTGCCCTTAAACTGCATGAGTTCTTAACTGCTGCAGCAAAAGATGACTGCAAACTCGGCGAGTTAAAACAAcatgtttattatcttacagttctggaggtcagacgtctaaaatcaaggtgtcaacaggacTGTGTTCCCTTCTGGAGGAAACAGATGAacccatttccttgcctttttcagtgTCTAGgagctgcctgcattccttggctcgtgGCCCCTTTCTTGGaatcactgcagtctctgcctttgTCACTGAGTCTCCTTAACtctgaccctcccacctccctcttaTAAAGACCCCTGTGACGATATTGGGCATATccagataatccaagataatctccccCATTTTAAGAGCCTTAATCCCATgcacaaagtcccttttgccgtGTGACAGAACACATTATATCCACAGGTCTTGAGGATTCAGATgtgcacatctttttttttttttttttttttttgagacaggtctctcgttctgtcaccaaggctggagtacagtggtgcgatctcagcttactacaacctccacctcctgggttcaagtgattctcctgcctcagcctcccgagtagctggaattacaggtgcccaccaccatgcccagctaattttttatttttagtagagatggggtttcgccatgttggccaggctggtcttgaactcctgacaagtgatctgtctgcctcggcctcccgaagtgctgggatgacaggtgtgagccaccacacaggcTGGACGTGCCCATCTTTGAGGGGACCATGACTCAGCCGACTGCAGCATGCACATGCAGTCTCTCTGGCCATGCTCCTCCCTGCTTTAAATTCCTCCATGGCTCCTGTGGACCCCTGGATGAAGCTGCATGTGCCTGCCTGTCCTTAGGCCTCTGCCAGCTTCTCTcgccctcctcctgccccctccaGCCTCCCGGGCCATCCCAGCCTTCCCTGCCGTGTTCATGTAACTTCCCCAGTCTGCAATGCCTCCCACTTCCTTCTTTGTCTGACCGGGCTATTTATTCATCTGGGCCCCAGCTATATTTGTTTCTGCTTACAGGAAGCCTTCACCCCAGCCCTGTTCCCTGCCGCTGTCCCATGCTTGTGTCTCCAGcaaggaaggcttctctgagCTCCAAAAGGCATTCTGGATGCTCTAGTTGAAGGgcaggtgggtggggggtggagaCCCATCTTGGGAACCTGCCCTTAAGTGTGCACACAAGCAGATCTCCAATTCCTCAGTCGCCCCTCAAGATTCAGGGCTGGTTCCCTAGAAGTCAGGTCGAGGCTGTGCAGCTGGGTGCTGTGCCTGCTATTGTATGTGATACTCAACAAACTTAGGAGGCCCCGTGTTACATGCAAGGAAACAGAGAGAGTAAGCCAGTgatccagggtcacacagcaaatgGCAACAGGCTGAGAGATTTGGTCCCAGGGAGTCTAGCTATGGAGCAGCAATGCATATAGTCAGTGTCTGGCTTTGAGCCGGGAGTCTCCCACTCACTcatgagctgtgtgacctcaaggAGGTTtcttaccctctctgtgcctcacaggctttttaacaaattaaaatccACAGAAGCCTTAATAGACAGCGTGGCATAGCAATCACTCTGTGTTACCtcgtattattttttcttttcttgagatggggtctcgcttgttgccccggctggtcttttaactcctgggcttgagtgatacTCCTGCACTgacctccaagtagctggaactactacAGGCACTTGTCACTGTGCCCGGTTAGCTTCTatgattattatttgtttttgagatggagtcttgctctgttgcccaggctggagtgcaatggtgcaatctctgctcactgcaacctctgcctccctggctcaagcgattctcccatttcagcctcctgagtagctgccattacaggcacctgccaccacacccggcaaatttttgtatttttagtagagatggggtttcaccatgttgaccaggctggtctcgaactcctgacctcaaacgatccgtccgccttggcctcccaaagtgctgggattacaggcgtgagccaccacgcccagcctattctttcttttcctctgtagCCTGAGCCACTTGGAGGCCTTCAAATCCCCGTTCTCCCCTCGCCCCCAGCTTTCATGCCCCCGGTTCCCTCATCTGGGCATGAGCTCTTCCGCCATGTTTCTACTGACCTTTCCTGACCCCCAAGGCCGGGTCAGAGCCCTGTGCAGTTCCCGTCATGGCGCTGATGGCCCAGTGATGGTACTGCCAGGTGACATGTCCCTCTGCCTGACCCCCACCCTGGGCACTGGGAGCCCCTTTAGGGCTGGGACCAGGTGGGTCTTTGTGACCGCTCCGTCCCAGCGCCTGGCTTTGGGCCCTGCATGCAGCGGTTActgaatgaatatttattgaatatacaaAGACACGGACCCTGTGCCCGCGCCCCCGCCACACACAGCGAAAACAGGTTTCTACATTGTAAACACAACCTCCGTGTAGACCCCAACCCCCAAAAAGGCAAGACAACGGCGTAGCCAAACAGATTGGTCATTATTGTACACATAGCTGGAAGGGAGGGGTGGTCCCGGGGTAAGGACAGGGCTGCCCAATATTTGGGGGGAGGAAGGGACTCTTCTTCCAAATGGGCTTGTCCGGGAACCGGGGTCCCGGGGAGCTGGGCGCCTGGTCCACATGGaccccctccacctccccacaTACGCTGTGGAAGAAGGGCAGGAGTGAGAAATGCTGGGGGAGGACGACCCTTTGGTCTGAGATGTGGAGGTGATCATAACAGTTCCCGCCCGCTGGCTGTTTTGTTGACTTTGGAGAGGCCTTCCCGGAACCCAGAGTCCGTCATTCTGGGGGCAGACAGCAAGGAGGCGTCTAGCGTTGCAGGGCAGCAGGCCCCACCCACTCTACCCGGAACCACGCAGGCCCCGCCCCACTCCCCCCAACCACAGCAGCCCTGGCCTTGCCCACTCTACCCCAGACTCACCCAGGCCGCAGCCACCTCACTCCCACAGCAGCGCAGGCCCTACCCTTCTACTCCAACCACCTAGGCCCCGCCCCCAGCAGCCCTGGCCCCACCCACTCTACCCGTAACCACTCAGGCCTCGCCCACCTTACTGCCATAGCAGCCCAGGCCCCACCCGTTCTACCCGAACTACCTAGGCCccgcccacccccgcccccagagCGGCCCTGGGTGTCTCCCTAGCGGCCCTAACCCCACCCCTAGCTCAGCCTGGCCTTAGGTACTCCACAGCTGTCCGGTCCCCACCTGCACAGCTGCCCTGGCTGCCCCCCATCTCCCCTCCATCCCTTCTCAACAGCAGGCTCTGCCCTAACACTGCCCCCAGGGCTGCTACAGTCCCTCCCCCCTGCCCACCCTGCCCTTAGAGCTGCCCACCCCCTACTCCACCCCCAGAGCCGCCGGCCCTGCCCATGGTGCCCAGCTCACACTTGCTCCATCTGAACATCCTCCTCGTCCTCCTGGGGCAGCTGCAGGTACGGGTTGTTCCCTGTGGGCTGGAACTTGTAGCCCGTGAGCACGAAGAAGGCCAGGGTGGAGCCCTCCACCAAGAGCTGGGGGACGGGGCAGAGTGGGGGCGTCAGgcgcacccccacccccaccgtgGCCGCCCTCCCGTCCCGCCTGGGCCTCGGGCTCACCTGGTACAGCCACTGCCACTGAAAGGGCACAGCCACCTGCAGCAGGATGGCGATGATGCGGGTGAAGTAGACGTAGCAGATGACCTGCAGGGGCGCGAGCAGGCGTGGGGCCAGGACTGTAGGGGCACGGGCAGGCATGGGGCTAGACTGCAGGACTGCGGGCTGGGGAGCCTGGATGGGGGCCTCGGGATGGGGCAGCAGCTGAGGGGCTGGGGTAGGCGTGCAGCAGGCCGGTAATCCCCCCAAACCCGCTGTGAGTGAGGCGGGCTCCTACCATGACATAGTAATGCCGGAACAGCTTCAGCTTGGCCAGGTTCACTGCCACTGAGGGTGGGCACAGAGAGGGCGGTCAGGGGAGactgagggtgggagggaggggagggggctgggggctgggagagATGACAAACAGAACATCTGAGGGAGTGTCCAAGGAGCAGAAAGTCTCGAGGGAACATTAGGTGGGGCAGAAAGGCCGAAGGGGGAGatcagagaggagggaagggccaCCCAACAGGGCAGAGAGGCCAGATAAAGGCATTCGGGGGAAAGAGAGGCCAGACTGGGGcatccagggaggcagaggcctgggggctgggcagAGAGGCCAGGAGGGGCATCCAAGGGGCAGAAAGAAGGGCCCGGAGGAGGAATGGGGCCATGAGCAGAGGGCCCGCAGGCGCAGGGCCTCACCCTTCCCGTCTGTGCCAGACGCATCCTGGAGATGCCGGATGGACCTGGGACAAGTGGAGGACACAGGGTACGGTCAGCGCGGACATTGCCCATGTGCACAGGGCAGAGCCTCAGCCCGGGGGCAGGGTCCTCACCAGACTACGGGGAACAGGATGGCACCGCAGCAGATGAGGTCCACCAGGAACAAAATCTCCTTCCACAGCACGTAGTCGCTGGCGCCCTCCTCACGGGACTCGATGATGATGTAGGCCACGTTGGCCAGGACCTGCGCAGGCGGCGGGGGTGGGTGGGCACTGCCTGGCACGCTCCCCTTTGCCCCCACTGCCCTGTGCAGCCCTCCCCGCCCTGCTCCAGAGGCTGCTCCATCCACACCTGCATGGGGATCACGATCCCAAAGACCTTCTTCTCCTTATCCGACAGGACGTACTTGATGAAGGCCCAGCCAGAGCCAATCAGGGCGATGGTGATGAAGAGGAGGGCGCCCTTCAGCCTGAAGGAGCAGAGGAGGGCGTGATGATGAGGTGGGGGGCCAACCCTCCCCTGCCCGCCTCCCCCCAGCTGCCCAGCAGAGTGGGGGACACTCACAGGTGTGCGATGTAGTACATGACGGCAAGGCCTTCGATGGGGTGGCCCTGGCTGTTGATGAAGTAGTAGTTGATCTGGGGGTGGACGGACAGACGGACAGTGAGGCACACAGAGGGGTGGgaggctggtggtggtggtgggggattAGGAACACGGACCGTCACCATCAGATGGGTGGTCAGAAAGTTGAATAATGAGGACGGTGGGTGGGACTCAAAACTGGTAATCGGGGCTGAAAAAATGGAGGGACAGTCACAGCTGGAGGGGTGAATGGTTGGACAATCAGAGACGGACAGTCACAGCTGAACCAAGGGACAGTGGTGGACAGAGCTGCCCCGCAGGACTGGCGGACAGAGGGGATGGGCGACTGGCCACACTGGTAAAATGGGTGGACACGTGGATAGCTGGCGGATGGCCCTCCCACAAGCCCAGGGTCTGCAGAGATTTGGGGGATGGCCCGGCTGGTCCTTTCAGCCCACCCCCTGCTGCTCCCCGGTCCAAGGCTCTCACGCTGTGGAAGAGGAGAGAGATGCTCTTGGTGAAGGCCAAGGCCGCCATGAGCCAGTGGATCTTGAAGACGCTGTACCTGGTGGGAGGGTCAGGGAGAGATGGGGGTGCGGGGCATCAGCAGGGCATAGGGATGGGGGTCTGGTGAAGGGACGTGGGGGACCCTCAGGGGCAGGGGCATTACGTGTTCCTGCAGAGGATGGACACCCAGAAGATGCCGGCGGCCAGGAAGCAGGCGGACATGACCATGTAGAGCTTGAAAAGGGGCATCTCCGCTGCCGACAGGAAGCCATCGGGGTTCTTCTCCCGGATCATCACCTGCGGAGGGGGCAGTGGTGGGCGGCGGCAGGGGCACAGCCCGACCGCTGGCCTGGGAGAGCAGCGAGTGGGGGTCTCCAGCTCTCTCACTTTCTACTGGGCCACTCATCCACCATGAGCCTCAGTTGGCCCCGTCTCTCAAATGGGTATAACAGCTCCTACTTCGCACCCGGGAGGGCTGGGAAAAGCTAAGCGGGGCGAGGCGCTCTGGGCCCACAGTGGCCTGCAGGGGGCGCTCCCTGGCCCTGCTGCCCTCCACTCCGCTCACCGTGATGTCGAATGGATGCTCCTTTCCTGGCACTGAATTGTTGCAGTTGTGGAAGTTCAGGCTGTACTGGCCTTCTTCCGCCTGAGAGCCAATCACCACGTGGAACTGGGTGGGCGGGGAGAGAGGAGGGCTCAGCCTGGGGGACCCGTGGTCTGGGGCGACAATCAGCTTGGGGGTCCCATGGTCTGGGGCAACGGTAGGGCTGCAGGAGGGCTCAGCTTGCGGGTCCTGTGCTCTGGGGCAACGGTAGGGCTGCAGGAGGGCTCAGCTTGGGGGTCCCATGCTCTGGGGTGACAGAAGGGCCGCAGGCGCTGCAAACACTCACACTGAAGTTGTAGGAGTTGTTGAGGTGGCTCAGGCCCAACACCAGGTCCTTGTCCTTCCCACTAGGACCCTGAAGGGACAGAGCCCCTCCATCAGCTGGTTCTGGGTCCCCACAGGGCCCTGGGGTGTGCATCTTCCCTCCTGCCCCACCTCCCCGAAACCTGAATCACTGCGGGTGTTGACTTGGGCTTGCTGGCTGCAGAGGTCCCTCCTGTAAGAGACCGGGCAGTGATTTTAAgagatggatggatagagggGCAGTGGGAAAACGGGATGGGGAGTGCAAAGGGCAGACCTGCCCATCCACCCCCGTCTGCACAGCCAGCCTGACTCACCGCCATCCACCTTGCGGGGGACTGTGGCCTGTGGCTTCGGGAGCCCTGGTTTGGAGGGTGCTTCCGGGAGGAGCCCGGGAAAGATAAACAACGTCTTCTGCTCTCCATACTTCCGCACCTGGAccctggggtgagggtggggtggggcatgaGGCTGGGGGGCTGAACTTGGCTCAGGCACCGGCAAAGGACTCAGTGGCCCCTTGGACCCTCTGCGTGTCCTCCCTGAGGGGCGGGGTCCAGCCGAGTCAGTTATCACTGAGTTTCACCCTTTGGTTCCCACCGGTCAAGGCGGCTGCTGCCTTCCTGTGCTGCCTGCATCAGCAGTTATTCGCCATTTCCCATGACATCAAtctactctttttctcttttctttagagacagggtcttgctctgtcgcccaagctggagcactgtagtgcaatcacagctcactgcagcctcaaattcctgggatcaggcaatcctcccacctcagccaccggAGCAGATGgaaccacaggcgcacaccatcatgcttggctaatttttaaattttctatagagacaggggtctccctatgttgcccaggctggtctcgaactcctggcttcaagtgatcctcctggctcagccagtctcccaaagcactggaattaatggcatgagccaccatggccagccctacattattattagtattattattattttgagacaggctcttgatctgtcgcccaggctggagtgcagcagtgaaaacttggttcactgcaatctccacctccccagctcaggagatcctctcacctcagcttccagagtagctgggactacaggcgtgcaccaccatgcctggctaattcctgtacattttttggttttttagtaaagacaaggttttgccatgttgcccaggctggtctacaattcctgggcccaagcaatccgtttgcctcggcctcccaaatactgggattacaggcgtaagccactgcctGGCCCtaagtatattatttaaaaagaaaatattttatctacagaaaaGCAACATGGTTTTGTCAGACCCTGGCCCCAGAATCCCAGTTCCTGggactcagttttcttgtctgaaGAGCGGAGATGATCACAGGATAAGGAATGGATGAGTTAATGTATTAAAGCTCCGGGACACCGGAAGCACTCAACATGTGCGAACAATTGTTAttcattctcacaacaaccctctgTATCCGGGTCTTCTGCCCTGAGACACCAACACCCGCGGagtccctctctccttccttccaatAATCAGAAGACTTGAAGGCAAAACTAAAATGTAAGTagctttctctctctgcttctcatCCCACCTGATCAGCCCAGGTGCGTGTGGGCATCACACCAGGGAAACGCAGACGAAGGATCTGAGCGAGCCCCCGGTCCCCAACTCACTGCAGATCCTTGGTGTTGATGAGGAACAGGACCAGGAAACTGCTACTGTTTTTCTGGAGAGGGCAGTCCTGGAAATCCCGGGTCTGAGGGGTGGGCAGAAGGGAGTCTTGGTTACTCCTCTCCTGGTCCAGCTCcaccctgtctccctccctgtcCACCCACGGGATCTTCCTGCTCCTGCCTCTGACAAAGAACAGGGGCCCTTGGGTTACAGATGCAGAGGACAGACCCtaccccctccctccagccccttctCCCGTCTTCCCCATGCCCTCCACTCACTGAATAGGAGCGAACTCTGCCAGACCGAACCCGGCTGAGACTGAACCCCACCTGGTGGGTGGAAAAAAAAACGGGGAGGGTGTGAGGGACAGTAGAGACCTCCCAGCTATCCCTTTCAGTAGCAATAGAAACCTAACCtcacatttactgaacacctaacATGTGCTAGATCCCACacgctctttttcttttttagagttgGGGTGGTGGGTGGACCTCATTCTGTTTCTcaagctggaatacagtggcaggatcatagctcactacagcctcgaactcccaggttcaaacgatcctctcacctcggcctcccgactggctgggactacacgcacacctcaccaggcccggctaattttaaaaattttttgtagagacgggggttctcactatgttgcccaggctggtcttgaactcctggcctcaggcaatcctcccaccttggcctcccaaagtgctaggactacaaagcctgagccaccgcgccccgcctgtCCCCCAAGTCTTAAGAAAAGTGCCTAGCACATCCTGTGTAAGACATCATTACTCCCAGTTACAGATGacgaaacaggctcagagagatgacGGGACTTGTACAAGATCACATGGGTAGCGGCAGAGCTGGGAACCCAGAACCGGGGGATTGCACCGTGCTCTCCTCCAGCAAACTCCTCAAGGTCCCTCACCAGCAGGGACTTCTCTTCTGCCTCCCGGAGGCCCAGCCGCAGGAGGCTCAACTCCACCTCCAGAGAGCCATTGGTGTAGAAACCGAAGCTGTTCAGCTGGATGTCCGCTCGCTTCTCCCCCTGCCGGagaccaaggaggcagaggcagttCAGACCTCTTTCCGCCTGCCCAGCCCCAGGGGTCTGGCCCGAGGACCTCCAGAAGGGCCTCCTGGTACCCCTCTATTTAGGACAGGCCCAGAGGATGACAAGAGAAAGTTGAGAGGGACTTCCTCCCTGCAGGGGAAGGGTGGTCCTGCGTTCTCCGACCTCTGTTCTGAGAGCCCAGGAACAGAGATCCTGCGGCACCTGGAAGTCTCCCCACTGGGGTGAGCACCACCCGGAGAACAGTTATTCACCTCGGCGTGCCTGGCCTTCACCTCCCCGAAGAACTTTTACATTCCAGTTGAGCTCCCAGCAACATTTCAACGGAACCCCCCAAATCCCATTAAGTGCCCAGAGGACCCCACTCTATAGCCCCCCAGGACCCCGCTGTGCGGCTCCAGGGTCTCTAGCGCCCCAAAAGTGATTCCAAGAATTTAAAGGACTAAGACCCAGATGGGGGGAAGGGTGGTGTAGTCCCCAAGAGATGGAGCCCCGCCCCCGAAGGGAGGGGGCCGACCCCAGCGAGGCGGGCCCGGCAACTCCATCCGGAGGACCGAAGGGGATCCCGGGACGAGACCACTCCGGGCCCGGAAACGGGGGGCGCCGGACCACTCCACCGCCTCGGGGACGGGGGAGGGCGGACGAGACCACTCCAAGCCAGGGGGCTTCTCCGAGACAAAGTTGCGCCCCCCACCCCAGACCCTCGCGCGGCGGGCCTCACCGTCAGCGCCAGCCAGTGGATGCGCCCGGAGCAGCCACCCAACAGCAGCACCAGAAGTAGCCGCTGCCCCCACTCCGCGGGGCTCCCGCCGCCGAGCCCCCTCCTCTcgctcactgccatctctggaGCCACCTCCTCCCCGACTCCGCCTCTGGCGCCCAAGCCCGCCCACCGATGAGCCAATCGCCGCACGGCGGGGCCCGGCCTTTCGGAGTTTCCAGTCCGCTAACCAATCAGCAATTGCCTCTCCGCAGGCCCGCCTGCTTGCGTCACCCGACGGACAGCATCGGTTCCGAATGGGAGAGCCGATAACGCTTAGCCCTCCAGCTCACTCTCACCAATCGCTATAAAGATTGTCCGGATGCGATTTAATGAGCAGTTTATCTAACCAATTGTCATGGATCTGATATCCGGCCCTTGAAGCGGAATTTCTCCACCCACTCTTAACGGTCCGGGACTACATTACCCAGAATGCAGCGGGAGCAGACAAGGGCCACAAAGCATTAaataaactacatttcccagtatCCCCAAGGACGGACTTCCTCTTCTTGCCCCAGGGATGTGGCTCCCAGCCAGAGCTGAGGCTTTTGGTAAACACACGCATCTGTTCAGGCCTGACCTGTTTTCCTAATCT from Gorilla gorilla gorilla isolate KB3781 chromosome 20, NHGRI_mGorGor1-v2.1_pri, whole genome shotgun sequence encodes:
- the GPR108 gene encoding protein GPR108 isoform X6, whose amino-acid sequence is MAVSERRGLGGGSPAEWGQRLLLVLLLGGCSGRIHWLALTGEKRADIQLNSFGFYTNGSLEVELSLLRLGLREAEEKSLLVGFSLSRVRSGRVRSYSTRDFQDCPLQKNSSSFLVLFLINTKDLQVQVRKYGEQKTLFIFPGLLPEAPSKPGLPKPQATVPRKVDGGGTSAASKPKSTPAVIQGPSGKDKDLVLGLSHLNNSYNFSFHVVIGSQAEEGQYSLNFHNCNNSVPGKEHPFDITVMIREKNPDGFLSAAEMPLFKLYMVMSACFLAAGIFWVSILCRNTYSVFKIHWLMAALAFTKSISLLFHSINYYFINSQGHPIEGLAVMYYIAHLLKGALLFITIALIGSGWAFIKYVLSDKEKKVFGIVIPMQVLANVAYIIIESREEGASDYVLWKEILFLVDLICCGAILFPVVCGSEPGQAEAVPALLCHGHLLRLLHPHHRHPAAGGCALSVAVAVPALGGGLHPGLLRAHGLQVPAHREQPVPAAAPGGRGGCSDGASNDGLWVPGRPLQSQQNSQRAGTVMITSTSQTKGSSSPSISHSCPSSTAYVGRWRGSMWTRRPAPRDPGSRTSPFGRRVPSSPQILGSPVLTPGPPLPSSYVYNNDQSVWLRRCLAFLGVGVYTEVVFTM
- the GPR108 gene encoding protein GPR108 isoform X5, which codes for MIREKNPDGFLSAAEMPLFKLYMVMSACFLAAGIFWVSILCRNTYSVFKIHWLMAALAFTKSISLLFHSINYYFINSQGHPIEGLAVMYYIAHLLKGALLFITIALIGSGWAFIKYVLSDKEKKVFGIVIPMQVLANVAYIIIESREEGASDYVLWKEILFLVDLICCGAILFPVVWSIRHLQDASGTDGKVAVNLAKLKLFRHYYVMVICYVYFTRIIAILLQVAVPFQWQWLYQLLVEGSTLAFFVLTGYKFQPTGNNPYLQLPQEDEEDVQMEQNDGLWVPGRPLQSQQNSQRAGTVMITSTSQTKGSSSPSISHSCPSSTAYVGRWRGSMWTRRPAPRDPGSRTSPFGRRVPSSPQILGSPVLTPGPPLPSSYVYNNDQSVWLRRCLAFLGVGVYTEVVFTM
- the GPR108 gene encoding protein GPR108 isoform X7 produces the protein MAVSERRGLGGGSPAEWGQRLLLVLLLGGCSGRIHWLALTGEKRADIQLNSFGFYTNGSLEVELSLLRLGLREAEEKSLLVGFSLSRVRSGRVRSYSTRDFQDCPLQKNSSSFLVLFLINTKDLQVQVRKYGEQKTLFIFPGLLPEAPSKPGLPKPQATVPRKVDGGGTSAASKPKSTPAVIQGPSGKDKDLVLGLSHLNNSYNFSFHVVIGSQAEEGQYSLNFHNCNNSVPGKEHPFDITVMIREKNPDGFLSAAEMPLFKLYMVMSACFLAAGIFWVSILCRNTYSVFKIHWLMAALAFTKSISLLFHSINYYFINSQGHPIEGLAVMYYIAHLLKGALLFITIALIGSGWAFIKYVLSDKEKKVFGIVIPMQVLANVAYIIIESREEGASDYVLWKEILFLVDLICCGAILFPVVWSIRHLQDASGTDGKVAVNLAKLKLFRHYYVMVICYVYFTRIIAILLQVAVPFQWQWLYQLLVEGSTLAFFVLTGYKFQPTGNNPYLQLPQEDEEDVQMEQVVCGEVEGVHVDQAPSSPGPRFPDKPIWKKSPFLPPNIGQPCPYPGTTPPFQLCVQ
- the GPR108 gene encoding protein GPR108 isoform X1; this encodes MAVSERRGLGGGSPAEWGQRLLLVLLLGGCSGRIHWLALTGEKRADIQLNSFGFYTNGSLEVELSLLRLGLREAEEKSLLVGFSLSRVRSGRVRSYSTRDFQDCPLQKNSSSFLVLFLINTKDLQVQVRKYGEQKTLFIFPGLLPEAPSKPGLPKPQATVPRKVDGGGTSAASKPKSTPAVIQGPSGKDKDLVLGLSHLNNSYNFSFHVVIGSQAEEGQYSLNFHNCNNSVPGKEHPFDITVMIREKNPDGFLSAAEMPLFKLYMVMSACFLAAGIFWVSILCRNTYSVFKIHWLMAALAFTKSISLLFHSINYYFINSQGHPIEGLAVMYYIAHLLKGALLFITIALIGSGWAFIKYVLSDKEKKVFGIVIPMQVLANVAYIIIESREEGASDYVLWKEILFLVDLICCGAILFPVVWSIRHLQDASGTDGKVAVNLAKLKLFRHYYVMSWPHACSRPCRSSATSTSPASSPSCCRWLCPFSGSGCTSSWWRAPPWPSSCSRATSSSPQGTTRTCSCPRRTRRMFRWSKMTDSGFREGLSKVNKTASGRELL
- the GPR108 gene encoding protein GPR108 isoform X2; protein product: MAVSERRGLGGGSPAEWGQRLLLVLLLGGCSGRIHWLALTGEKRADIQLNSFGFYTNGSLEVELSLLRLGLREAEEKSLLVGFSLSRVRSGRVRSYSTRDFQDCPLQKNSSSFLVLFLINTKDLQVQVRKYGEQKTLFIFPGLLPEAPSKPGLPKPQATVPRKVDGGGTSAASKPKSTPAVIQGPSGKDKDLVLGLSHLNNSYNFSFHVVIGSQAEEGQYSLNFHNCNNSVPGKEHPFDITVMIREKNPDGFLSAAEMPLFKLYMVMSACFLAAGIFWVSILCRNTYSVFKIHWLMAALAFTKSISLLFHSINYYFINSQGHPIEGLAVMYYIAHLLKGALLFITIALIGSGWAFIKYVLSDKEKKVFGIVIPMQVLANVAYIIIESREEGASDYVLWKEILFLVDLICCGAILFPVVWSIRHLQDASGTDGKVAVNLAKLKLFRHYYVMVICYVYFTRIIAILLQVAVPFQWQWLYQLLVEGSTLAFFVLTGYKFQPTGNNPYLQLPQEDEEDVQMEQVMTDSGFREGLSKVNKTASGRELL
- the GPR108 gene encoding protein GPR108 isoform X4; protein product: MAVSERRGLGGGSPAEWGQRLLLVLLLGGCSGRIHWLALTGEKRADIQLNSFGFYTNGSLEVELSLLRLGLREAEEKSLLTRDFQDCPLQKNSSSFLVLFLINTKDLQVQVRKYGEQKTLFIFPGLLPEAPSKPGLPKPQATVPRKVDGGGTSAASKPKSTPAVIQGPSGKDKDLVLGLSHLNNSYNFSFHVVIGSQAEEGQYSLNFHNCNNSVPGKEHPFDITVMIREKNPDGFLSAAEMPLFKLYMVMSACFLAAGIFWVSILCRNTYSVFKIHWLMAALAFTKSISLLFHSINYYFINSQGHPIEGLAVMYYIAHLLKGALLFITIALIGSGWAFIKYVLSDKEKKVFGIVIPMQVLANVAYIIIESREEGASDYVLWKEILFLVDLICCGAILFPVVWSIRHLQDASGTDGKVAVNLAKLKLFRHYYVMVICYVYFTRIIAILLQVAVPFQWQWLYQLLVEGSTLAFFVLTGYKFQPTGNNPYLQLPQEDEEDVQMEQVMTDSGFREGLSKVNKTASGRELL